In Cydia strobilella chromosome 8, ilCydStro3.1, whole genome shotgun sequence, one DNA window encodes the following:
- the LOC134743475 gene encoding uncharacterized protein LOC134743475, which yields MARYQFLCLIAAAAFAPLTFAASALQDSTLPNLPQEEEDNSRYKTLEANATLLKLLVNDKDGVSKSEVFDMLHSRDDNEQHIDLPSFPEDEEITRADGPPDSQAEFLQGPSDTVRKDSKERFTTRGEPIGTAAGIMVLVTCSIACLAYTSLVVWRRIYLKRNGLKHELLRNEENIAETRIEL from the exons CTCCCTTGACCTTTGCTGCATCAGCCCTCCAAGACAGTACGTTGCCCAACTTGCCTCAAGAGGAAGAAGATAATAGCCGCTATAAGACTCTAGAAGCCAACGCCACGCTACTCAAACTGCTGGTTAACGACAAGGATGGAGTCAGCAA GTCCGAGGTGTTTGACATGCTGCATTCGCGTGACGACAACGAACAACACATCGACTTGCCTTCCTTCCCCGAGGATGAAGAGATCACGCGCGCAGACGGCCCGCCGGATTCGCAGGCAGAGTTTTTgcaag GGCCAAGCGACACAGTCCGCAAGGATTCAAAGGAACGTTTCACGACGCGGGGTGAGCCAATCGGCACCGCAGCTGGCATCATGGTGTTGGTTACATGCAGCATTGCCTGCCTCGCGTACACCTCGCTTGTGGTCTGGAGGAGGATATACTT GAAGAGAAACGGCTTGAAGCACGAACTACTTAGAAATGAGGAAAATATTGCAGAAACAAGGATAGAG CTGTGA
- the LOC134743476 gene encoding CDGSH iron-sulfur domain-containing protein 2 homolog, which produces MYLVSNLVKVTIPNYLAGLPIPDSVGGWFRLGVKDWLALVPPTLVIGGISYYSYQTIKKAQAVGNEHVNHCVRKDIDKVVDFIDIEDITEKAVLCRCWKTKNWPYCDGTHASHNKETGDNVGPAIVRHKATK; this is translated from the exons atgtatttagtgTCGAATTTGGTCAAAGTTACTATTCCTAACTACTTAGCAGGACTGCCAATTCCTGACTCGGTCGGTGGATGGTTTCGTCTCGGAG TGAAAGATTGGCTAGCCCTAGTCCCTCCAACGCTCGTAATCGGTGGCATCTCCTACTACTCGTACCAGACCATCAAGAAAGCGCAGGCCGTTGGCAACGAGCATGTGAACCACTGCGTGAGGAAGGACATTGACAAGGTTGTGGACTTCATTGATATTGAGGATATCACGGAGAAGGCTGTGCTGTGCCGGTGCTGGAAGACTAAAAAT TGGCCATACTGTGACGGTACGCACGCCTCCCACAACAAGGAGACCGGCGACAACGTCGGCCCCGCCATCGTCAGACACAAGGCAACCAAGTAA